The nucleotide window GCGATAATTCCCCACTTCGCATAATCAGGGATAGCGGCGCCTGTTCCTGATGTAATTCCAGCCAAACTCAGGACTACCGACATGACGGTAACGATGAGCATTCTCATTTCACTCACTCCTTGGGACAATATGTTTCTGTTATATTGCCCGTCCGGGTTTTATTTTACACGAATAAACGAAAGATCCAGGCCAGTGGCCGTAGGGAAAAAGGAACCACATGAACAAGTCGGTCAAACGAATCAGGAGGCTCCGTCCGCAAACTCATTCCCCAATCACCCGAGAGAAAGTGTTGTTGAGTCTGTGGTTCCTGAGGACGTTCCAACCCGTATTTCTTTTCGAGCAATTGCCTCGTTTCTTCATCCACCTGAACCTCATTTGTAACGACATATGCTGTGACAGGCTCGCTGCTTATGTACATCAGAATCATTAGAAACATCAAAATCCACACCATTTTTATCCAACGTTTGTTCATCTCTTACTCCTTTGAAAAATCATGGTTCTCTTGTAACTGGAAGACTCGTTTGAGTGTTTGATTATACATAAAATTCACCGTATTGGAAATAACAAAAGGGAGAAGATATGAGGTGAATTCACGATCTGAAACCCTACACGATCTGCAATACCACTATGAGGAGGTTACACCCGAATGTTCAAACGCTTGGATGAAATCCTGATTGAGATTCCCAATGTCGAGAAGCCAGATCCGAATGCTGCGGCAGCCATACAAGAATTGCTCGGTGGCAAATTCGGAGAAATGTCAACGTTGAACAACTACCTCTATCAATCGTTTAATTTTCGCTCCAAAGAAAAGTTAAAGCCCTTCTATGACCTCGTCATGAGTATCACGGCCGAAGAATTGGGTCATGTTGAGCTAGTGTCTCATGGTATTAACAAATGCCTCAGAGGATCAACCGAGTACAAAGAACCCGACGATACACCGCTTGGCTCCGTGAAGGATGCTCGTCTGTCGTATCATTTTCTGGCAGGTGCGCAGGGAGCGATGCCTTTCGACTCCATGGGTAATCCGTGGACAGGAGCACACGTCTTCAATAGTGGTAACTTGGTCGAGGATCTGCTGCACAACTTTTTCCTTGAATGCGGAGCGCGTACCCATAAAATGAAAGTATACGAAATGACCGATCACCCCGCAGCCCGGGAA belongs to Paenibacillus sp. FSL H8-0079 and includes:
- a CDS encoding manganese catalase family protein, which produces MFKRLDEILIEIPNVEKPDPNAAAAIQELLGGKFGEMSTLNNYLYQSFNFRSKEKLKPFYDLVMSITAEELGHVELVSHGINKCLRGSTEYKEPDDTPLGSVKDARLSYHFLAGAQGAMPFDSMGNPWTGAHVFNSGNLVEDLLHNFFLECGARTHKMKVYEMTDHPAAREVVGYLLVRGGVHVVAYAKALEIATGVNVTKLVPIPSLNNKAFNEARKYEEKGVHTKLYTYSDKDFNTIGQIWKGTHPEDGQPLEVIQGIPEGFPIPESPAVEEEFAPGISQEEFKEIARRLKMAGNIVD